The window CCGCACGGACCTGATCGAGCCTTCCAAAGCGATTGCTCACTGGAAGGCGAAAGGCCTCGATTTCTCGAACATTCTCTACCAACCCTCCGTCGGACCGGAGATCGGACGGTATCGGCAGATCGACCAGGACCACGGCCTGGAGAAATCACTGGATCTCACCCAATTGCTGAGTCTTTGCCAGCCGGCTATCGAGCGCGGAGAAAAGGTGCGCGCCGAGTTGCCGATCAAGAATGTCAACCGAGTCGTCGGCACGATCACTGGCAGCGAATTGACTCGAAAGTGGGGACCCCAAGGGCTGCCGGACGACACGATTCAGATCAAGTTCAACGGCTCGGCCGGACAGAGTTTTGGCGCCTTTATGCCCCGAGGCATGACTTTGATGCTGGAAGGAGACGCCAACGATTACTTCGGGAAGGGCCTTTCGGGAGGAAAGATCATCATCTTTCCGCCGATCGGTTCGACGTTTGTGCCGGAGCAAAATATCATCATTGGAAACGTCGCGTTTTATGGCGCCACAAGCGGCGAAGCTTACATCCGCGGCATGGCCGGCGAACGCTTCTGCGTCCGCAACAGCGGCGTGAACGCCGTCGTGGAAGCCGTGGGTGATCACGGATGCGAATACATGACGGGGGGGCGCGTGGTCGTGCTGGGCGCGACCGGACGCAACTTCGCCGCCGGCATGAGCGGCGGGATCGCCTACGTGTTCGATGAGCAAGGCGACTTCGATCAGAATTGCAATCCGCAGATGATTGGCCTGGAAAAGCTGGACGACCCAGTGGAAATCGAGGAAGTCCGGCAGATGATTCAGCGCCATGCCGATTACACGAAGAGCCAGCGCGCTTTCAAGATTCTGGCGTTGTGGGAACAGTTCGTCCCGAAGTTCGTGAAAGTCATGCCGAAGGACTACAAACGGATGCTGCAGGCCATCAAACGTGTCACGAGCACCGGTTTGAGCGGCGAGGAAGCGTTGATGGCCGCATTCGAGGAAAATGCGAAGGATCTCGCTCGCGTTGGAGGCGGATGATGCGCCTGGTTGATGGGATCGACAATCCCACTACTGACTGACCTCAATCGATTTCGCGTCTTACACAATGGGAAAACCGACCGGCTTTATCGAATATCTCCGCGAGCTGCCGCTGGACCGTCCGGCGGTCAAGCGCATCAAGGATTGGAACGAGTTCCACTATCACATGGAACCCGCGAAACTGCAGCAGCAGGCCGCGCGTTGCATGGACTGCGGCATTCCGTTCTGCCACATGGGCACCCTCCTCAGTGGCATGGCTTCCGGATGTCCGATCAACAATTTGATCCCGGAATGGAACGATCTTGTGTATCGAGGGCTGTGGAAGGAGGCGCTCGACCGGCTGCACAAGACCAATAATTTTCCGGATTTCACCGGACGAGTTTGCCCGGCGCCCTGCGAAGGCTCCTGCGTGCTCGGAATCAACGCGCCGCCCGTCACCATCAAAAACATCGAGTGCACGATCATCGACAAGGGCTGGGAAGAGGGTTGGGTCGTGCCCGAACCGCCGGCCGTGCGGACCGGGAAGAAGGTCGCCGTCATTGGATCGGGTCCGGCCGGCCTTTGCGCCGCCGCCCAACTCAACCGCGCCGGCCACTGGGTAACCGTGTTTGAGCGCGCCGACCGACCGGGCGGTTTGCTCATGTACGGCATCCCGAATCCCAAATTGGACAAGAAGCTCGTGGTTGAGCGCCGCCTGGACCAGATGGCGAAGGAGGGTGTCACCTTTTTGACGAACACCGAAGTCGGCCGGAATTATCCCGCCGAGAAGCTGTTGAAAGAATTCGACGCGGTTGTTCTCTGCACCGGCGCAACCAAACCGCGGGACTTGCCGGTCGAAGGGCGCAACCTCAAAGGCGTTCAGTTCGCCATGGAATTCCTCCACGCCAACACCAAGGCTCTTTTGGACGGCACGAAAAACGGCGATTACATCTCGGCCACGGACAAGGACGTCATGGTGATCGGCGGCGGTGACACCGGGACGGACTGCGTGGGCACGGCCATGCGGCATGGCTGCCGGAGCCTGATTCAAGTGGAGATTCTGCCCCGGCCGCCCCTGGAACGCGCGGCAGACAATCCCTGGCCCGAATGGCCGAAAGTGTACCGGATGGATTATGGCCAGGAAGAAGCGGCTGCGGTCTTCGGCGGCGATCCGCGAGTCTTTCTCACCACGGCGAAGAAGTTCATCCCCGATGAAGACGGTCGAGTGAAGGAAGTGCTCACCGTGGAAATCAAGTGGGAGAAAAATGACAAAGGGCAATTCGTGCCCAAGGAGGTTCCAGGCACGGAAAAAACTCGGCCCGCGCAATTGGTGCTTCTCGCGATGGGGTTCCTCGGGCCGGAGCAACCGCTCCTGGAGCAACTCGGCGTTGAACGCGACCCGCGCACGAACATCAAAGCGGATTACGGGAAATACGCCACGAGCATTCCCGGTGTGTTCGCCGCTGGAGACTGCCGGCGCGGACAGAGCCTGGTCGTGTGGGCCTTCAACGAAGGTCGGGGAGCCGCGCGCGAATGCGATCGGTACCTGATGGGCTACACCAATCTGCCCTGAAGCGGCGTGGGGTGACGCTCCGGCGGGGCCTGGACCCGGATAAGTTAAACGGGGAAATGGAGTATTGGAGTGGTGGAGGGTTGAAAATTCCAATACTCCTCCGCTCCATCAGGATCACGAAGGAGGGTTTCTCTTCACGTCCCGGGCTCGGCGGGAGCCTCGCCCACCGCGCAAAGTTCAGCAGTAGTAGTTCCCTGCGATATAGTTCTCCATCTGCTTGATCGCGACGCTTTGCGCCGAGATCACCCAATTCACCAGATCGCCAATGGAGATAACGCCGATGGTTTTTTCTCCTTCCAAAACGGGGAGGTGGCGAATTCGGTTCTCGGTCATCAGCCGCATGCACTCCTCCACGGTGTGGTTTGGAGTCACCGTGACAACTGGCGTGGAGATGATTTCCTTGACTCGCGTCTCTTTGGAGGATTTGCCCTTGATGGCCACCTTGCGGGTGTAATCGCGCTCGGACATGATCCCGACCAGTTTCTCGCCAGCCTTGACCAGCACGGCGCCGATGTTTTTGTCCGCCATCAGTTGGATCGTGTCGAAGACGGTGGTGTCGGGTGAGACAGACCAAAGCGGGCCGGATTTCTGTTTGAGAATCGAGTCAATCGTGGCCGTAGCGATCATAGGGCATTGCCTTCCGTTTGATTTTGGCTCGTTCAGGTCTGTCTTTGCAAAGAATCAGATGAGTCTGGCTCGCGCGCAAATCGGTCTGGGCGATTCATGGTAATCGCTTTTGTTTGCCTGCGGTAACGGGAGTGATTGTATCAGCTTCAGCGCAAAAAGATAGAGATTTTTCCGCGCTGACGCGTTGCGCGTTCCGAACTGTCAACCCACGGTGTTATTCTCCCAGGAGACGTCCGGGCGGCGCTTCGGCTTCCGGTTCGGGGATTTGCTTGCCAGCGATCTCCGAGGGGGGCGACCTGCGGAGGCTACGATGGCGCGCCCAGCCCATTTGGCCAGTCCGCCCAAGTAAGTGGTCCGGGCGCGAACCGCGGGCCTACCTCTTCGCTGCTTCCTTCGCCCAGGTGTCCTTCAGGGTAATCGTGCGATTGAAGACGAGCGGAGCGGTCCCGGCTGGAAGTTGCGAGTTTTTGTCCAGAGTGAAATACCCCAGACGCTCGAATTGGTAACGAAGATCCGCCTTTGCGTCCTTCAGGCTCGGTTCGCATTTTGCGGTGACGATTTCCAGTGAATGCGGATTGAGGTGCTGCTTGAAATCGCCGGAGGCGTCCGGTTCTGCCACGGTGAAAAGGCGGTCGTAAAGGCGCGCTTCGACGTCGATGGCATGCGCCGCGCTTACCCAATGGATCGTGCCTTTGACCTTGCGATTCGCCGTCGGGCCGCCGGACTTGCTATCGAGGTCCGCGGTGCAGCGGAGTTCGATAGTCCTGCCGCCGGCGTCCTTCACCACTTCGTCGCATTTGATGATGTAAGCGTATTTAAGGCGAACTTCGCCGCCGGGACGCAGCCGGAAGTATTTCGGCGGCGGGCTCTCCATGAAGTCGTCCTGCTCGATGTAGAGCGCGCGGCTAAAAGGCAGTCTTCGCGTCCCGGCAGCCGGATCTTCCGGATTGTTGGTGGCTTCGAGTTCCTCGGTTTTCCCTTCGGGATAATTCGTGAGCACCACTTTGATGGGACGCAGGACCGCGAGGCGGCGCAGCGCGCGCTTGTTCAGATCCTCGCGGATGGCGTGTTCAAGCACCGCGACGTCCGTGAGGCCGTTGTATTTCGTGATGCCGATGTTGTAGGCGAAAGCCCGCAGTGCGCCGGCCGTGACGCCGCGGCGGCGAAGACCGCTGATTGTCGGCATGCGGGGATCGTCCCAGCCGCTGACGAGCTTCTCGTTCACGAGCTGGAGCAGTTTGCGCTTGCTCATGACGGTGAAACTGAGATTGAGGCGGGCGAATTCGTATTGATGAGGCAACGGTCGCGGCAAATCGAGGTTCTGGAGAATCCAGTCGTAGAGCGGCCGGTGGACCTCGAACTCCAGCGTGCAAATGGAATGCGTGATCCCTTCGATGTAATCGCTCAGGCAATGCGCAAAGTCGTACATCGGATAAATGCACCATCGGCCGCCGGTGTGATGATGCTCGGCGTGGCGAATGCGGTAAAGGACCGGATCACGCATCCAGATGTTCGGCGACTCCATGTCGATTTTGGCGCGGAGTGTACGCGCGCCGTCCGGGAACTCCCCGTTCTTCATCCGGACGAACAAGTCGAGATTCTCCTCGACGGAACGGGTGCGCCACGGGCTCTCTTGGCCCGGGCGATCCGGCGCACCGCGGTATTTGTCGGTGTCTTCCGGCGAAAGGTCGCAAACGTAAGCCAGGCCCTTTTTGACAAGTTGCAGCGCGTACTCGTAAGTCTGGTCGAAGTAATCCGACGCGTAGAACGGCTCGACGATGGGCGATGGACGATGGGTAATTGGCGATTGGCGATTGGCGATTGGCGATTGTTCGACTGGGGGGAGATAGTAATCAGACCTGCCGCCCACCTCTTGCGTCTCGGGTGTTTTGCCTTTGGGCTTCATGCCAAGACAATGATCGGCCCAGTCTCCGATCAGCCATTTCACGTCCTCGGTGATCGAGTCCACGTATTCGACGTCTTCTTTCGTCGGGTTGGTGTCGTCCATCCTAAGGTTGCAGACGCCGCCGAATTCGCGGGCAATGCCGAAATTCAGGCAAATGCTCTTGGCGTGCCCGATGTGGAGATAACCATTCGGTTCGGGCGGAAAACGCGTATGAATTTGTTTGTGCTTCCCGGCGGCCAGATCGGCCGCGACGATATCCCGGATAAAATCGGAAGGAACCACTTCCCCGGGCGCCTCGCCGCTCTTCCCGTTCGCAATGGAACAGGCAATCACATTCTGCGAACTGGTTTCGTTTGTCTCGGTTTTCGGTTTGATCATGACTTCGATGCAAGAATCTTCGGCTGCGAGCGTACCAAACGGGCGCTGGGGTGAATAGCGAATTCCAGGAATTGGGTGGGCTTCAGCTCTCGAACGCTTCAACTCAGGGCTTGAGCGCTCTTCCATGCCCTTGAGCGGCCTGTCCCTGCCTCAGACTTCAAGGTTCCACTGGACTTTCTGGACGTAGATGTCCTTGGCCTTCGCGAAATGGTAGGAGCAGATGATGATGGTGTCCGTCTGGTCGAACGAATTGAAGTTCCCCTTCTTCTTGATTTGCTCGTTGAACGTCCGTGTTTCGAGAATGGTGGCGGGAAGAAAGAACTTGTCCGCGAGTTCCTGGTGCCACTGCTTGCGGAGATTCGCAGGCACGATGACCAGCAGCTTGCGCTTGCGCTCAGCCCACTTCTGCGAAAGCAGGATGCCCGCTTCGATGGTCTTCCCAAGTCCGACTTCATCCGCCAGAAGGGCGCCCTTGGACAGTGGCGAACTGAACGCGAACAGTGCGGCGTCAATCTGGTGCGGGTTCAGGTCCACCTGCGCGTCGGCGAGCGAGGCGGCGAGCTTTTGAACGCTGTCCGACGCGCATCGCTTGGTCAGTTCGTGCGCAAAATACTTCGCGTGAAACGCTGTTGACACTCGAATTCGATCAGGTTGTGCCCTCAAGACGCCGGCATTCGCAATGCCAGCTTCTTGGAGCACTTGTCGCCTATCTCACCGAATCATCCGCGGGCAGGCCGAGCTTTTTGTAAAGGTTGCGGCGGGCCGCCTTGTCGCCGTCGAGAATCTTCTTGGCGCAGGTGGCGACGTCTTCGGCGCGGGCGCGAGGAACCACGATGACGCCATCGCCATCCGCCACGATCACATCGCCAGGCATAACCAGCACGCCGCCGCAGAAAATGGGCCGGTTCACCGACTCGATTTCGTTTCGGCCGGGCCGGATGCCGCGGCCGGGTTTCTGGAAGTAAAGCGGAATGCCTTCGGTGATGATCTCATCGGTGTCGCGCGCGGTCGCGCTCGTCACCACGCCGACGCAGCCGCGAAGTTTCCAGCTCAGGATGTTGTTGGAGCCGATCGAGCCGACATCCACTTCGGCCGCGTCCTCGATCACGAGCGCGCTGCCGGGCCGCAGCAACGCCGTGAACGGCTCGCTGGATTTGTTTCGGTACCATTCGCCGACCCATTTGTCGTATTCGTCCGTTTTCATCCGTCCGGCGGGCGGGAGTTGGGTCGGGACGTACCGCGCCGTGACGGCGATCCCAATGAAGCGGTGCGTGAACTTCTGCGTGTCTTTCCAGAGCGGCCGGATGTCCGCGTTCATCAGGCCCGTGTTTTGCAGCCCGACCGCATCCATGCCATCGGAAACGTCCGCGACACGCAGTCCTTGGAAAAGGTCAAGAACACGGCGGTCGTCGGCTTCAGAGTACACGGGGGTCGGGATGAGATTTTTCCCGGCGCGTGGGTCGCTTGCCGGAGTGCCGCCTTCCAGTTGCGCGGCAACCATTCCAGATGTTGCGAGAATGAAGACAATCAGAGCCGGAAACTTGAAGAAGTCCTGTTTCATAGGGATGCAGGTTAAGTTCAAAACGCTCGACGACGCGTTTGATTTCCTTGACTTTCATTGACGGCAACTTACTTAGCGATCGCGTTTCGGCCAATTCAAAAGAATTCGTACTGCGATCCACAAAAGTTTCCGCGGCTTGCGCAAATTTTCCATTCAACCGATGTAACCCATTTACTGCTTGGTCCGCGGGATGGACGACAAAGCTCGTAGCGCAGAGTTGCACTCTGCCGTATCGCAGAATTGTATTCTGCGGGGCGTTTCCCAGTCCGAGCACGCTGGGACTTGCCGGCGCCCTGCCGATT of the Verrucomicrobiota bacterium genome contains:
- a CDS encoding glutamine--tRNA ligase/YqeY domain fusion protein is translated as MIKPKTETNETSSQNVIACSIANGKSGEAPGEVVPSDFIRDIVAADLAAGKHKQIHTRFPPEPNGYLHIGHAKSICLNFGIAREFGGVCNLRMDDTNPTKEDVEYVDSITEDVKWLIGDWADHCLGMKPKGKTPETQEVGGRSDYYLPPVEQSPIANRQSPITHRPSPIVEPFYASDYFDQTYEYALQLVKKGLAYVCDLSPEDTDKYRGAPDRPGQESPWRTRSVEENLDLFVRMKNGEFPDGARTLRAKIDMESPNIWMRDPVLYRIRHAEHHHTGGRWCIYPMYDFAHCLSDYIEGITHSICTLEFEVHRPLYDWILQNLDLPRPLPHQYEFARLNLSFTVMSKRKLLQLVNEKLVSGWDDPRMPTISGLRRRGVTAGALRAFAYNIGITKYNGLTDVAVLEHAIREDLNKRALRRLAVLRPIKVVLTNYPEGKTEELEATNNPEDPAAGTRRLPFSRALYIEQDDFMESPPPKYFRLRPGGEVRLKYAYIIKCDEVVKDAGGRTIELRCTADLDSKSGGPTANRKVKGTIHWVSAAHAIDVEARLYDRLFTVAEPDASGDFKQHLNPHSLEIVTAKCEPSLKDAKADLRYQFERLGYFTLDKNSQLPAGTAPLVFNRTITLKDTWAKEAAKR
- a CDS encoding glutamate synthase subunit beta, with the protein product MGKPTGFIEYLRELPLDRPAVKRIKDWNEFHYHMEPAKLQQQAARCMDCGIPFCHMGTLLSGMASGCPINNLIPEWNDLVYRGLWKEALDRLHKTNNFPDFTGRVCPAPCEGSCVLGINAPPVTIKNIECTIIDKGWEEGWVVPEPPAVRTGKKVAVIGSGPAGLCAAAQLNRAGHWVTVFERADRPGGLLMYGIPNPKLDKKLVVERRLDQMAKEGVTFLTNTEVGRNYPAEKLLKEFDAVVLCTGATKPRDLPVEGRNLKGVQFAMEFLHANTKALLDGTKNGDYISATDKDVMVIGGGDTGTDCVGTAMRHGCRSLIQVEILPRPPLERAADNPWPEWPKVYRMDYGQEEAAAVFGGDPRVFLTTAKKFIPDEDGRVKEVLTVEIKWEKNDKGQFVPKEVPGTEKTRPAQLVLLAMGFLGPEQPLLEQLGVERDPRTNIKADYGKYATSIPGVFAAGDCRRGQSLVVWAFNEGRGAARECDRYLMGYTNLP
- a CDS encoding RraA family protein; the encoded protein is MKQDFFKFPALIVFILATSGMVAAQLEGGTPASDPRAGKNLIPTPVYSEADDRRVLDLFQGLRVADVSDGMDAVGLQNTGLMNADIRPLWKDTQKFTHRFIGIAVTARYVPTQLPPAGRMKTDEYDKWVGEWYRNKSSEPFTALLRPGSALVIEDAAEVDVGSIGSNNILSWKLRGCVGVVTSATARDTDEIITEGIPLYFQKPGRGIRPGRNEIESVNRPIFCGGVLVMPGDVIVADGDGVIVVPRARAEDVATCAKKILDGDKAARRNLYKKLGLPADDSVR
- a CDS encoding DEAD/DEAH box helicase, encoding MSTAFHAKYFAHELTKRCASDSVQKLAASLADAQVDLNPHQIDAALFAFSSPLSKGALLADEVGLGKTIEAGILLSQKWAERKRKLLVIVPANLRKQWHQELADKFFLPATILETRTFNEQIKKKGNFNSFDQTDTIIICSYHFAKAKDIYVQKVQWNLEV
- a CDS encoding CBS domain-containing protein — translated: MIATATIDSILKQKSGPLWSVSPDTTVFDTIQLMADKNIGAVLVKAGEKLVGIMSERDYTRKVAIKGKSSKETRVKEIISTPVVTVTPNHTVEECMRLMTENRIRHLPVLEGEKTIGVISIGDLVNWVISAQSVAIKQMENYIAGNYYC